The window TGTGGGATCCCCAAGCCAACTAGGAAACTTTGTTCCCATGTAGTTACTTATCTTGATGTTGGTCAACTTCTCAAAAGGCCTTAGTCCCTCAATCACTTCAGACTCAATCAACTCATTCCGAGAATTATCAAGGACGTCACTCCATTCCATCTCCAAATCATGAAGACCCTTCTTTTGTTGTAAGTTGGCTTCTTTGGCGTAGGTTGAATTTGTCACTTTTTGGAGTCCTTCAATGGTAAGCCGCCCTTGAAGATGTGGTAGGTCCTTAAGATAGGATATTTTGAACCCATTAGCATCTCCTATAATAACTTTGGATAGAGTTTGTAGACCAGTTAACCGACCAATCCCCATGGGCAAATCTTCCAAACTTGGAGTATCAGTGATGTAAAGATGTCGCAGGTTTATCAGTTTTGTAAGACTGTTTGGCAAACTAGATAACTGCTCACAACCAGAAAGCAACAAGCTCTGTAGATTGTACAAGTTACCCACTTCTTCAGGTACACATGTGATGTCAGTGTTAGAAAAATTAAGGTATCGCAAATGTTTGAGACTGCCAATTGACTGTGGTACCACTGTCATTTGATAATTAGATAGGCTTAGCACCCTTAGATACTGTAGTTGGGGAAGTATTTCTGTAAGCACCTTGCTTGATAAGTAGAAAGTTCCCCATCTATCTGTCCATACCGACACTGGTAAGAATGTTCTTAAGCGTTGAGCCCTATGTAATGACTTGAACGTTTTGTATAGTCCATATTCTTGGCGAACAAATGAAAAGTGGTGTGACCTCTCCAAAACTTCCCTTTCTTCATCAACGCCCATCTTATCAcctaacatataaaaaaactcTCCAGCAACATTCATTGCCATGTCGCTAATGAGGTCATGCATTGTGTATAGTGATTTATCACTAGTGGAATGCTGGAAAAACGACCTTGACTCCAGCTCTCTAAAACATTGATGGCCAAACTTCTCCATTGACATGTTGCCATTTGACTTGTGCAAGAACCCTTCTGCCATCCAAAGTAGGACTAGTTCATCCATGTAAAACATGTAATCTTTGGGGAATAAGCAGCAATAAgcaaacatttgcttcaaatgTGGAGGGAGATCATAGTAGCTGAGCCTTAGGGCCGGAAGAATATTACTACCTTCATTCGGTAAGTTCCATATCTCACTATTCAACAACTCCTCCCATTCTTCATCAAGTGTTTTTGTTCTTAACACCCTTCCAAGTGTTATCAAAGCCAAAGGTAATCGGCCACATTTCTTCACGATACCTTCTCCATACAACTTAAGTGTCGGATGTGAATCAAAGttttgtttgcccaatgcatgtTGAGCAAACAAAGATAGAGCTTCTACGCTTGGCAAAACTTCCAAAGGATAAGCTTGAATGGAGTCCCTCACCGGTGCAGCTGTGGTCTTACGTGTTGTTACAATAACTTTACTTCCAGGTGCCGCTACGGAAAAAGGACGTTGCAAGAGTTCCCACTCATTATAGTTTTCACTCCAAACATCGTCTAGTACAATTAGGAACCTTTTCTTTGAGAGTTTTTCTGTGAGAGCTACCTGCAGCTGATTTAAAGTCTCAAATTTTTTGTCATTTCCACCCACATCTTCGAAAATAGCCTTGCAAATTTTAAATACATCGAACTCATCAGAGATACAATACCATGACATAAGTTCAAAGTGATCCTTTACTTTTTGATCATTGTACAAAACTTGTGCAAGCGTGGTTTTGCCTACCCCACCCATACCAACTATTGACACGACGCTGAAGTTTTGACTACATGGTTCATTGCCCAACAGCTTCCCGATCAATGCCTCCTTATCGCCATCCCTACCCACAATCTTAGATACATCAACCAGAGAAGTTTCTTCTAGTCGTTTACTTGATCTATTTGACCTTCCAACATTATCAATCAAACCCAACATATTTTTCTCCTCAACAAGAGCATGCAATTTGGATGTAATATCATCTAGCTTGGAACGATTCTTACGACCATATTTAAAAGCATGAATTTTGGTTGGAATGATTTTCAATACCTTACTAGTGCAGGTACTGGCTTCATTCATCTGGCGTTGTGCAGCTTCAGTGCTCAAGTCATCGAGTACATCATCAATGTCATAGGCCAAATGTTGGAGCTTGTTAAGCCACGACTGAACAGATGTCTGTCTTAAGTGCTTGTGGCCTGCATCAACAAGGACAGCTTGGATCTGCAACAATTTGTCGTTCCATTTGTTGAGCTCAGAATATATACCTGCTGATCGAGCAAGCCTCATCAAGTCAGCAGATGCCAGCTTCTCAAATAACACAGTAACAAAGGCACCAAGAACCACTTCCATCGAAAAGGGAAAAAGATTGTTTGATTGTTATGAGTTTTGATTTGAGATAATATTATGGGAGATGGAAATTTGGGTAGATGGAAAGGAAAGTTAATTGATTGAATTTGTGTGGATGTAACAAGGAGGAGACTTAGACTTGTCCATAGTACTTAATGGTCCACGACTAGGAGAGGGGGGCCTAGATATAGGGGAACCGATGCATTTGAGTCCTTAGTCAGCAAAGCaggaaaaaaagttaataagCATTTAATGGATGTTGTTTACAATCAGAACAGGTTTAAGGAGCATTGTCTTGCTATTGAACGATCTCTCTTGTTGGGCTAGTACTTAATGGTCCGAGCTTTCTGAGCATGTTAATTCTATCCAGCTCGTTTCAACTTGCTGGTATATTAGAGAGTGTCATCCGGTCATCTAATGCATACTATGATGATCCAGACATTTTGAATACAGAAATAATATTACTGTGGCTCAGTAGTTCAGATGAACGCCCTACTCAGATGCAGCATAATATCGATCCAGTAGCCACGAATTCATGGTAAAGCACTTGCATAATGCAGTAAAAGCTAAATTCCATTAGTTTACTTCAACCCTTTTCAGTATGTACACTGCCTTGTGGTTCAAGACCcacacaaaaaacaaaatatgcaaCAATAAGATTGTcaaccgaaaaaaaaaaaaaactccttcCATCAGTCATGTCCATGATTTGAAAATTAAGGTGCCTTGAGGGTGTTTTTAGGAGCACTTATCCAAGGGATATCTGAAATTTCAAACCTCCATAAGGCACTAACATGTTCAAGCAAATCATAATCGATGCCAACGCGTGGACCCACTACTATTTCTTTCACTTCTGGCCCGTCTAACAGCTCCAAGCCACCTATAAGACCAGATCCCAATTAAGCACTTGTTAAATTTCATCAAGATATGAAAACAGAAAGAAAACAAGATGTATGATCAGTCATTACCAGAAGTGAACAGAGTATGATGTTATCCACTGTAAATATTACTTTTCAAAGCATAATCTGTACTGTAGAAATGGCAAAGATAAGCAGGCTGGGCAACATGGGTGGGTCAAACAGGTTATCTACATAATGGCTGAGACAAGCCCAGTTGAGTTGAACCACATGTCTTCAATACATTATTCtccatattttaaaatatttaatagatAAGTAATGTGAATCTTTTTATAAGAATGATGCAtaagagttaaaaaaaataatatatgggcaacttttaacccatttgatctgtttttttatatcttaagttcttaactttttaatttgacACATTCAAGATAAAACACAACTCAATTCAATCTATCCAACATTGAATGTGTTAAATCAACTTCTATGAGAATGGAGACTGACCTTGCCAGGCCTGGTCAGAAGAACGGGCTTATCGGTATCCAAACATCGGCGCTATTTGATAGTTTCCAACCTTGTTAGTTCATATCAATCAGACAGCAGCATACATCACATTAAACAAAGAAAGAGGCCGCCTTGCTGAGGTCAAACTTGTTACTATTACTTTTTGGACTTGAACTTGATTCAGGTTCAGTTAGAAATTAATCACCTGacatttttcaaatatgtaacATTGGGAGAGTAAGAGATTCTCAAAGATCCCacataaatataagtaatttaATTTCGTTTCCAAAGTTAAAGACTAGTTTGTTGGCCTTCAAAGTCAGAGTCTGTCTTGACCTTTTCTTCCTTTCTAGCAAGATTTTAACCAATACATATTTCTCTAATGTGGTTCAACAAATTCTTGACTATTACTTAAAAGACCAAAGAAACATGTGATGGGAGCAAAAGAACGAATCAAAACAGTCGACCCAATTCCTTCTTTATTGGCTACAACATTTAGCATGTTATGCATGCCATAGCAAAGATATACATAAGTATGTCCATCCGGTCCAAactattaaatatttcaaacaagggaggggaaaaaaatatttattaacaaaaaactCCCAATTCACATAAAACAACTCATAATGAAACTTGTTCCAAATCTTATGCCCATGGAGTATTGGAGTACaacttttagtaaaaaaaaatcccaGTTAGGATTATGAATGTTGTCAAAGCTACTAAGGaagaaatatattttaaatatttgggTTTCAACTGTTTGAATTTTCTTTTCCAAATTATTTGTAAATCCAAACCccataaacaaaaaagaagaaacaatGAAAACTCAGTAAAAGCAAACCCCAGATTGagtcatacatacatatataaaaacaaaaagaacaagaaaatcAAAAGCCACTAATTAATAGAGAGTATTACTATTCTGTTTTTCCCATGAAAAGAAAATCGTTATGCTTGCTCCAACCGTCAACTACTATCAACCCCCCACCGTCATCACTCATCCCACCTCAAAACCAACAACAACCTACCATCCCCCatcacttttgattttgatataagCCGATATAATGATCaggaatttgggagatgatagGCCAGTACTtcccttttcttcttcttgcaTCACCACTACACTTTTTTCTCAGTTCACTAGAAAGAGAATACACTTCCAAACATGAAAGAGAAGGGAGTAGTGTCTCTGGCAGATCTCTTAGCTTCCGGCAGTTATCGATAAAAAGATGACCAAGGGAGGTGAGGTGTTGCATTCCTTTTGAAACTGTTTCCAATTCCTTAAAATTTCTCATGAATAGAGAAGTTAGAGATGATGGAAGTAAGAAAGAACATGAGGATGAGGAAGTAGTATTGCAGGTGCTTTTATCTTCTGCATTTGCAAATGAAACCACTCCTGAATTTTCACCATGTAACCATAATTGAACAAGTGAGTTTGGGAAATTCTGCATCCGGCCCCACTCTGACATCCGACTCTTTAATCCCCCtattgttaacatttttaaattagGAGGCCATAAACCACAAGGAAAGGAGTTGTCCATGCTTGGACAATCCTCTATATACATGTCTTCCAAAGATGTGAGCCGTTGCAATTGCTCATGTGGAAATGCGTTTATGTTCTTGCACCCAATGATCCAAAGAGATCTCAGGCAAAGATGGGGAAGAAAACCATAACCTTTCTCTGGAATGGATTCTATGTTTTCACATTTCATAATTCTCAAGTGCTTGAGATGAAGTAAGTACCCTTCAGGTAACAACCTTAGATTTGACAATCGCGAAATGGTAAGAGATGTAAGTGATGACAAGAACTTACTGAGAAGCCAATTCCCCTCTACATCCTTACATTTCCAAATTCCAAGACTGTTAATAGTGAATGGCACGTCATGATCATCCACTACTGGAAAGGTCAACGATTTTATAGAACCACAACCTAATATCTCCAGCCTCTCAATACTATGCGAACCACAATGGTAACTCTCCAATCTGTTACAATTACTTAGACATGCATTTCTAAGAGATTCCATGTGAATAACCATATTCACCTTTTCCTCTCCCAATCTTACCAAGTTCTTACACCCTTCTACTTCTAACTCCTGTAAATTCACAAGAATTTTGCATGCTTCAACTTCTGATTCCCACAAGTATGTGAGTTCGTCGCACCCTGAAATCTTTAGATATTCAATTG is drawn from Erigeron canadensis isolate Cc75 chromosome 9, C_canadensis_v1, whole genome shotgun sequence and contains these coding sequences:
- the LOC122580966 gene encoding putative disease resistance protein At3g14460 translates to MEVVLGAFVTVLFEKLASADLMRLARSAGIYSELNKWNDKLLQIQAVLVDAGHKHLRQTSVQSWLNKLQHLAYDIDDVLDDLSTEAAQRQMNEASTCTSKVLKIIPTKIHAFKYGRKNRSKLDDITSKLHALVEEKNMLGLIDNVGRSNRSSKRLEETSLVDVSKIVGRDGDKEALIGKLLGNEPCSQNFSVVSIVGMGGVGKTTLAQVLYNDQKVKDHFELMSWYCISDEFDVFKICKAIFEDVGGNDKKFETLNQLQVALTEKLSKKRFLIVLDDVWSENYNEWELLQRPFSVAAPGSKVIVTTRKTTAAPVRDSIQAYPLEVLPSVEALSLFAQHALGKQNFDSHPTLKLYGEGIVKKCGRLPLALITLGRVLRTKTLDEEWEELLNSEIWNLPNEGSNILPALRLSYYDLPPHLKQMFAYCCLFPKDYMFYMDELVLLWMAEGFLHKSNGNMSMEKFGHQCFRELESRSFFQHSTSDKSLYTMHDLISDMAMNVAGEFFYMLGDKMGVDEEREVLERSHHFSFVRQEYGLYKTFKSLHRAQRLRTFLPVSVWTDRWGTFYLSSKVLTEILPQLQYLRVLSLSNYQMTVVPQSIGSLKHLRYLNFSNTDITCVPEEVGNLYNLQSLLLSGCEQLSSLPNSLTKLINLRHLYITDTPSLEDLPMGIGRLTGLQTLSKVIIGDANGFKISYLKDLPHLQGRLTIEGLQKVTNSTYAKEANLQQKKGLHDLEMEWSDVLDNSRNELIESEVIEGLRPFEKLTNIKISNYMGTKFPSWLGDPTYDCLTRITLHGCRSCTMLPTLEHLPSLQKLFVESMNGLKRVGSELLGTANGNAFPSLEVLEFKDMEGWEEWSTINGGGKDGTDAPFPCLSEISFINCPKLGVLTIEPIHSLRVVHVERCSAVVLRSMIDVSSTITRLTVEEVNGLPTLLDGDFLEHLKAVEYLKISGCDELTYLWESEEEACKILVDLQELEVEKCKNLVRLGEKKDNLGISMESLKKVNLNNCERLKSYHCGSDSSMERLWIWGCDSVTSLTFPAVYLPSPTFNSLGIWGCKTVEVNWLGSNFLSSLTSLVLHKIPNLRWLPEGGCLAHLTELSIYGCENIESIPKKGYGFLPHLCLRSLSILWCENMKSFPHEQLPSLTSLEEMWIAGCPSMDASFPGGLWPPNLRYLMIGGLKKAMSKWGRMQKFPNSLVQLWLHGENSGVVSFANEQDSNTTTSTSSSCSFLLPSFLTKLVLNNFEELETVSKGMQHLTSLELLSISNCRKLRDLPETLLPSLSSLWVCDVSQELRKKCSKKRKGKYWPIISQIPRHSIGR